The region TGAGGTTTCTTTTCGCACGCAGAAACGGGCATAAGTATGCGACATCCCCTCGAAAAGGCCATATAATCTGCCTCAGATATTGACTCTTCCGTCAGGGGCTTTGATCGGGGGAATTTAAGGATGGCTGATATCTATCTACTGGGGCATGGCGAGTGGCAATCTCGTGGAACTGCCAAGGCATTTTGCCAGGTCCCTAAGAACACGAGCGTGGTCTTTTACACGCCGGTCGGACGTTTCATCAACAGTGACCAAACGGCCGAAATCATGCGCGGCGATCCGAACGCGCTGGAACCTTATCAAACGATCCGTCAGTTCAAGCAGTGCCCAAACCTGACGCTCTCTGATGGTGTGTTCGGCGACGAGATCACGGCCCTGCTCCGAACTGGCGTCCGCTTTGCCCGCGTCTTGGTGCCGACCTCCTTGGAAGACCTCATGGAGAAGTACGCCGGCAACAAACTGTACTGGCTGGCCTGCCGCGTGATGTTCAATCACCTCGACACCACCCAAGGCGGCTTCAACGACGACTACCGCCCCGGCACCGGAGTTGGGGTTTAGCTTGGCGTTGGGCTAGCGACTCGATCAGCCAATGGAAGGTTAAAAATCATGCCCACATTGGCGTGGGCATGATTCGGCGTGAACGTTACGTTCGATATACAGAGCGGAACATGTGTCCGTCTTTGAAGGACATCTCGAAGATCTCTGGCAGGCCGTTGTCTTTTTGTTTCACGTAGAAGTGAAAGGCGCTGCCTTTGTCGTCGCGGCCGGTGAAGTGGAGACAGAAACCGCCGGCTCGCATGTTCTCCGTTTGGTGGGCACCTTGCTCGATGGTGAAGACACGTCTGGAGAACGGGTCCATCGAAACATCGATTAGGCTTTGACACCAAGGATGGTTGAAGCGGTTCTTGGCATCGAACAACGCTTTGGCAATGCCTGCTTCGTCGAACGAGTCGAGAAAGGCCTGATACTCGCCATACTTGTCGGCATACTTCTTGAGCTCAGTATTCCAGCCTGGTTTGAACTTTAGCGCCATAAACTATTCCCCCGAATGGTAAGACGTTAGAACTACAATCGGGCAGTTATAGAGCAGCACGAAGCTGGCGTCTACAGAACAATTCCAAGAACGAGTTTCCCCGCTAGCGCAATGTAAGCTGGCCTACGAAAGGACGATTCCTGCAGATGCAGAGTTGACGGTAACTTCTTGAAATAATTCAGTCTGACTGCGCTCTATGGTAAACTTTCACCTAGCCTCATCCTCGGGACGACTATCTATTTAGGTACGCTTGGCTTTTTTAAACA is a window of Bremerella sp. TYQ1 DNA encoding:
- a CDS encoding putative adhesin, whose product is MADIYLLGHGEWQSRGTAKAFCQVPKNTSVVFYTPVGRFINSDQTAEIMRGDPNALEPYQTIRQFKQCPNLTLSDGVFGDEITALLRTGVRFARVLVPTSLEDLMEKYAGNKLYWLACRVMFNHLDTTQGGFNDDYRPGTGVGV